The following proteins are co-located in the Flavobacterium sp. CECT 9288 genome:
- a CDS encoding YihY/virulence factor BrkB family protein — translation MKKRKLAKDGWSLLKRTYEEFENDNAIKLSASLSYFTIFSLPPLLIIILSIFSFFFGREAVTGRFFGQINGMVGNQAALQIQETIKNIELSDSNTFAAIFGGIMLLIGASGVFAEIQSSINFIWGLRAKPNKGIMKFVKNRLMSFSMIASVGFLLMVSLMLNTVMDVINARLIVYFPDTTVYIFYVLNIILLFITTTVLFSVIFKTLPDGEIVWKDALIGSSFTSFFFMIGKFAIGFYLGSSTVATVYGAAGSIVIILVWVYYSAIILYFGAEFTKVYANAHGNKIVPNDYAVAIKVEVLEVKEVK, via the coding sequence ATGAAAAAGAGAAAGTTAGCTAAAGATGGCTGGAGCCTTTTGAAACGAACCTATGAAGAGTTTGAAAATGATAACGCAATCAAATTGAGTGCCTCATTGTCGTATTTTACTATTTTTTCATTACCTCCATTATTAATAATTATACTGTCTATTTTTAGCTTTTTCTTTGGAAGAGAGGCTGTTACTGGGCGGTTTTTTGGTCAAATAAACGGTATGGTAGGCAATCAAGCTGCTTTGCAAATTCAAGAGACTATTAAGAATATTGAACTTTCAGATAGTAATACTTTTGCAGCCATCTTTGGTGGAATCATGCTTCTTATTGGAGCCTCGGGAGTTTTTGCTGAAATTCAAAGTTCTATCAATTTTATTTGGGGTTTAAGGGCAAAACCTAATAAAGGTATCATGAAGTTTGTTAAGAACAGATTAATGTCTTTTTCAATGATTGCATCTGTGGGATTCTTACTAATGGTAAGTTTAATGCTCAATACAGTTATGGATGTTATAAATGCACGTTTGATAGTTTATTTTCCTGATACAACGGTATACATTTTTTATGTACTCAATATTATATTGCTTTTTATTACAACAACTGTTTTGTTTTCAGTGATTTTTAAAACATTACCAGATGGAGAAATAGTGTGGAAAGATGCCTTAATTGGATCTAGTTTTACCTCTTTCTTTTTTATGATAGGGAAATTTGCAATAGGTTTTTACCTAGGAAGTTCAACGGTTGCCACTGTTTATGGTGCAGCAGGCTCTATTGTAATTATTTTAGTTTGGGTTTATTATTCGGCAATCATATTATATTTTGGAGCTGAGTTTACCAAAGTATACGCCAATGCTCATGGCAATAAAATTGTCCCAAACGACTATGCAGTAGCTATTAAAGTAGAAGTATTAGAGGTAAAAGAAGTGAAATAA
- the can gene encoding carbonate dehydratase, with product MSDFYKKILDNNKKWVETSLASDPNFFADLAKGQTPPLLWIGCSDSRVPANEIVGAKPGEVFVHRNIANMVVHTDMNMLSVLDYAVNVLKVKHVIVCGHYGCGGVKAAMGNQSIGVIDNWIRHIKNVYRLHNTYLDSIQDETERFNTFVELNVKEQVFDLAKTSIVQGAWRNNQDLTLHGWVYGLNSGFVTDLNVNISSEDDLDEVYQLKF from the coding sequence ATGAGTGATTTTTATAAAAAAATATTAGATAATAATAAAAAATGGGTTGAAACATCACTTGCGAGTGATCCTAATTTTTTTGCAGATTTAGCTAAAGGTCAAACACCGCCTTTATTGTGGATCGGTTGTTCTGACAGCCGTGTTCCTGCAAATGAAATTGTAGGAGCAAAGCCAGGTGAGGTTTTTGTACACCGTAATATTGCAAATATGGTGGTGCACACTGATATGAATATGCTTAGTGTTTTAGATTATGCTGTAAATGTTCTTAAAGTAAAGCATGTAATCGTGTGCGGACATTATGGTTGTGGTGGTGTTAAAGCGGCTATGGGCAATCAGTCTATTGGGGTTATTGACAACTGGATTCGTCATATTAAAAATGTTTACCGCTTGCACAATACCTATTTAGATAGTATTCAAGACGAAACAGAGCGTTTCAATACATTTGTAGAGCTCAATGTAAAGGAACAGGTTTTTGATTTAGCAAAAACATCTATTGTTCAGGGCGCATGGAGAAACAATCAGGATCTAACCTTACACGGATGGGTTTACGGTTTAAACTCTGGTTTTGTAACCGATTTAAACGTAAACATTAGCTCAGAAGATGACCTTGATGAAGTATATCAATTAAAATTCTAA
- a CDS encoding superoxide dismutase, whose translation MLTNSLEGGPFVLPKLPYSTDALEPHIDKVTMEIHYGKHHQAYVTNLNKAIETLDKKFVESSSSLETIFEKMSQFPDSIRNNAGGHYNHTLFWELLSPAGGGLPKGKLAEAITSSFGSFDEFKKQFADASMKRFGSGWAWLVVKDGQLVIGSTANQDNPLMRLKGKGLKGKPIIALDVWEHAYYLKNQNRRADYINSFWNVVNWEKAEQLFNS comes from the coding sequence ATGTTAACTAATAGCCTTGAAGGAGGACCATTTGTATTGCCAAAATTACCTTATTCTACTGATGCTCTTGAGCCTCATATAGATAAAGTCACAATGGAAATTCATTATGGAAAGCACCATCAAGCCTACGTAACCAACTTGAATAAGGCAATTGAAACTCTTGATAAAAAATTTGTTGAATCTTCTAGCTCACTCGAAACTATATTTGAAAAAATGTCACAGTTTCCTGATTCAATCCGAAATAATGCTGGAGGCCATTACAATCACACCTTATTTTGGGAGTTACTATCTCCTGCTGGAGGTGGTTTGCCCAAGGGGAAACTAGCCGAAGCAATTACTAGTAGTTTTGGTTCATTTGATGAATTCAAAAAACAATTTGCAGACGCATCTATGAAACGTTTTGGTTCAGGTTGGGCATGGTTAGTAGTTAAAGATGGTCAACTCGTAATTGGTTCCACAGCCAATCAAGACAATCCATTAATGCGTTTGAAAGGAAAAGGTCTTAAAGGTAAACCAATCATAGCCTTAGATGTTTGGGAACATGCTTATTACCTCAAAAATCAAAACCGAAGAGCTGATTACATTAACTCTTTTTGGAATGTTGTTAACTGGGAAAAAGCTGAACAACTTTTTAATTCTTAA
- a CDS encoding 3-hydroxyacyl-CoA dehydrogenase/enoyl-CoA hydratase family protein gives MKRTIKKVAVIGSGIMGSGIACHFANIGVEVLLLDIIPRELTDAEAKKGLTLESKIVRNRLVNDSLATALKSKPSPIYSQKFANRISTGNTTDDMAKIAGVDWIIEVVVERLDIKKLVFEQIEKFRKPGTLVTSNTSGIPIYFMSEGRSEDFQKHFCGTHFFNPARYLKLFEIIPGPQTSTEVLDFLTVYGEKFLGKTSVLAKDTPAFIGNRIGIYGIQSLFHLVKEMGLTIEEVDKLTGPVIGRPKSATFRTVDVVGLDTLVHVANGIYENCPYDEQHDLFKLPGFVNTMMENKWLGSKTGQGFYKKEGKDILTLDLDTLEYRAAKKASFATLELTKTIDKPINRFKVLVKGKDKAGEFYRKSFAGLFAYVSNRVPEISDEFYKIDDAMKAGFGWENGPFEIWDAIGVEKGIEIMKAEGLAPAAWVNDMLASGNTSFYSVKEGATFFYNIPSKTQTKVPGQDAFIILNNIRESKKVWSNSGAIIQDLGDGILNLEFQSKMNTIGGDVLQAINKAIDLSEKEYQGLVIGNQAANFSVGANIGMIFMMAVEQEYDELNMAIKMFQDTMMRVRYSGIPVVVAPHGMTFGGGCEMSLHADKVVAAAETYMGLVEFGVGVIPGGGGSKELAMRASDLFHKNDVELNVLQEYFLTIAMAKVSTSGYEAFDTGLLQHGKDIIVINKDRQIAEAKKHALLMAEAGYTQPIRRKDVKVLGKQALGMFLVGTDQMEAGKYISEHDKKIANKLAYVMAGGDLSEPTLVSEQYLLDIEREAFLSLCTERKTLERIQFMLTKGKPLRN, from the coding sequence ATGAAACGCACCATCAAAAAAGTTGCAGTAATAGGATCCGGAATTATGGGATCTGGAATTGCTTGTCATTTTGCTAACATTGGAGTTGAAGTATTGCTTTTGGATATTATCCCAAGAGAATTGACGGATGCCGAAGCAAAAAAAGGACTCACACTAGAGAGTAAAATTGTTAGAAATCGATTGGTAAATGATAGTTTAGCTACAGCTTTAAAATCAAAGCCATCTCCTATTTACAGTCAAAAATTTGCAAATCGCATCTCAACTGGTAATACAACAGATGACATGGCAAAAATTGCTGGTGTAGATTGGATTATTGAGGTTGTTGTAGAAAGACTTGATATTAAAAAATTAGTTTTTGAACAAATTGAGAAATTTAGAAAACCAGGTACACTAGTAACTTCTAACACTTCTGGTATTCCTATTTATTTTATGAGTGAAGGAAGAAGTGAAGATTTTCAAAAACATTTTTGTGGAACCCACTTTTTTAACCCAGCGCGTTACTTGAAATTATTTGAAATCATTCCTGGGCCACAAACAAGCACAGAGGTTTTAGATTTTCTTACGGTTTATGGAGAGAAGTTTTTAGGAAAAACTTCGGTTTTGGCCAAAGATACTCCAGCGTTTATTGGAAACCGAATTGGAATTTATGGAATTCAAAGTTTGTTTCACTTGGTAAAAGAAATGGGACTTACTATTGAAGAAGTAGATAAATTGACTGGGCCTGTTATTGGTCGTCCAAAATCGGCTACTTTTAGAACTGTTGATGTTGTAGGTTTGGATACTTTAGTTCATGTTGCCAATGGTATTTATGAAAACTGTCCATATGATGAGCAACACGACTTGTTTAAACTTCCTGGGTTTGTAAACACCATGATGGAAAACAAATGGTTGGGTAGCAAAACAGGACAAGGATTTTATAAAAAAGAAGGTAAAGACATCTTAACCTTAGATCTAGATACATTAGAATATAGAGCTGCAAAAAAAGCATCTTTTGCAACACTTGAACTTACCAAAACTATTGATAAACCGATCAACCGTTTTAAAGTACTTGTAAAAGGGAAAGATAAAGCTGGTGAATTTTACAGAAAAAGTTTTGCTGGGTTATTTGCTTATGTGTCAAATAGAGTTCCTGAAATTTCAGATGAATTTTACAAGATAGACGATGCCATGAAAGCCGGTTTTGGATGGGAAAATGGACCATTTGAAATTTGGGATGCCATAGGTGTTGAAAAAGGAATTGAAATCATGAAGGCAGAAGGTTTAGCTCCTGCTGCATGGGTAAATGATATGTTAGCTTCTGGAAATACTAGTTTTTATTCAGTAAAAGAAGGTGCAACGTTTTTCTACAATATTCCAAGTAAAACACAAACAAAAGTTCCGGGACAAGACGCCTTTATTATCCTAAATAACATTCGCGAAAGCAAAAAAGTATGGAGTAATAGCGGTGCAATCATCCAAGATTTAGGAGACGGAATATTAAATTTAGAATTCCAATCTAAAATGAATACTATTGGTGGTGATGTTTTACAAGCTATCAATAAAGCAATTGATTTATCTGAGAAAGAATATCAAGGATTGGTTATTGGTAATCAGGCAGCAAACTTCTCTGTAGGTGCCAATATTGGAATGATTTTCATGATGGCTGTGGAGCAAGAGTATGATGAGTTGAATATGGCTATCAAAATGTTCCAAGACACGATGATGCGCGTACGTTACTCTGGAATTCCAGTTGTAGTAGCACCACACGGAATGACTTTTGGTGGTGGTTGCGAAATGAGTTTGCATGCTGACAAAGTTGTTGCTGCAGCAGAAACCTATATGGGATTAGTTGAATTTGGTGTTGGGGTTATACCTGGCGGTGGTGGATCTAAAGAATTGGCTATGCGTGCCTCTGATTTATTCCATAAAAATGATGTGGAGTTAAATGTACTGCAAGAATATTTCTTGACTATTGCAATGGCAAAAGTATCTACATCAGGATATGAAGCATTTGACACTGGATTACTTCAACATGGTAAAGATATCATTGTAATAAATAAGGACAGACAGATTGCAGAAGCAAAAAAACATGCACTCTTGATGGCCGAAGCTGGTTACACACAACCAATACGTAGAAAGGATGTAAAAGTACTAGGAAAACAAGCTCTCGGGATGTTCTTAGTAGGTACAGATCAAATGGAAGCTGGAAAATACATCTCTGAACATGATAAAAAAATAGCTAATAAACTAGCTTACGTAATGGCAGGTGGTGATTTATCTGAGCCAACACTAGTAAGCGAACAATATTTATTGGATATCGAAAGAGAAGCTTTCTTATCATTATGTACAGAGAGAAAAACATTAGAAAGAATCCAATTTATGTTGACCAAAGGGAAACCGTTGAGAAATTAA
- a CDS encoding SulP family inorganic anion transporter, with product MKNRVNLFAHLKSDFAAGLVVFLVALPLCLGIALASGAPLFSGIISGVVGGIVVGYLSQSHLSVSGPAAGLTAIVLTAITDLGSFNSFLLAVLIAGIIQLILGFVKAGTISNYFPNNVIEGMLAGIGVIIILKQIPHAFGYDPDFEGDESFFQIDGQNSFSEIFQVINHVQLGSIIIALLSLSILILWNKVDFLKKIKLVPPALVVVIVSILVNEFFLQSGSDLAIVKEHLVSLPVPTTLAEFKNIIVTPDFSAISNSKVWIVAITIAVVASIETLLCIEASDRMDDLKRYTNTNVELKAQGIGNILSALLGGLPMTSVVVRTTANNSAGAKSKMSAIIHGVLLLVSVLAIPSLLNKIPLATLAAVLLLVGYKLAFTNIKHFIKYMPKVVNVLIISLVCIKIAYDAVHDFNIVVIVFTIVSVIILIYCLLEFKKNNEFRKTITRNQYLYFPFFATTIAVIFTDLLKGVALGILISIIFVLKGNLKRAYNFRKENYESGDIIHIDLAQEVSFLNKSAIKQTLNDIPENSKVIIDAKDTVYIAHDILDLIHEFKTIKAADKKIKVKLKGFKEAYELENSNDSNNHVTFEHYYDAAKRVMVKKPIGDTTDF from the coding sequence ATGAAAAATAGAGTCAATCTTTTTGCTCACCTCAAGTCTGATTTTGCCGCTGGTCTTGTAGTTTTTTTAGTGGCTTTGCCACTTTGTTTAGGTATTGCTCTGGCTAGTGGAGCACCTTTGTTTTCAGGTATTATTTCAGGTGTTGTAGGAGGAATAGTAGTAGGTTATTTGAGTCAATCACATTTAAGTGTTTCTGGTCCAGCAGCAGGATTGACTGCAATTGTCTTAACAGCAATTACTGATTTGGGTTCGTTTAATTCGTTTCTATTAGCAGTTTTAATTGCAGGTATTATTCAATTAATATTAGGTTTTGTTAAAGCTGGAACAATTTCAAATTATTTTCCAAATAATGTTATTGAGGGAATGCTGGCAGGAATAGGTGTAATTATAATCTTAAAGCAAATTCCCCATGCATTTGGTTATGATCCAGATTTTGAAGGAGACGAATCTTTTTTTCAAATAGATGGGCAAAATTCTTTCTCAGAAATTTTTCAAGTGATTAATCATGTTCAACTAGGATCCATCATTATAGCGTTACTTTCACTTTCAATTTTAATACTTTGGAATAAAGTCGATTTTTTAAAGAAAATTAAGTTAGTACCGCCCGCATTAGTTGTAGTAATAGTGAGTATTTTGGTTAATGAGTTTTTCTTACAATCAGGGAGCGATTTAGCCATTGTTAAGGAACATTTAGTAAGCTTACCGGTTCCTACAACTTTAGCTGAATTTAAAAATATCATTGTCACTCCAGATTTTTCTGCCATTTCAAATTCAAAAGTTTGGATTGTAGCGATTACAATTGCTGTAGTTGCTTCAATTGAGACTTTATTATGCATTGAAGCATCTGATAGAATGGACGATTTAAAAAGATATACCAATACTAACGTAGAATTGAAAGCTCAAGGAATAGGTAATATTTTGAGTGCACTTTTAGGCGGATTACCAATGACATCTGTGGTAGTGCGAACCACTGCAAATAATAGTGCGGGTGCCAAATCAAAAATGTCTGCAATTATTCACGGTGTGCTTTTGTTAGTAAGTGTTTTAGCAATTCCATCATTATTAAATAAAATCCCATTAGCAACACTGGCAGCGGTTTTATTATTAGTAGGTTATAAATTAGCATTTACTAATATCAAGCATTTTATAAAGTATATGCCAAAAGTTGTTAACGTATTAATTATTTCACTCGTTTGTATTAAAATAGCCTATGATGCTGTGCATGATTTTAATATTGTAGTAATTGTTTTTACAATTGTATCTGTTATCATTTTAATCTATTGTTTATTAGAATTTAAAAAAAATAATGAATTTAGAAAAACAATTACACGGAATCAGTATTTGTATTTTCCTTTCTTTGCAACAACTATCGCAGTTATATTTACTGACTTGCTCAAAGGGGTTGCATTAGGGATTTTAATAAGTATCATTTTTGTACTAAAAGGCAATTTAAAACGTGCATATAATTTTAGAAAAGAGAATTATGAATCAGGTGATATAATTCACATAGATTTGGCTCAAGAGGTTTCGTTTTTAAATAAATCAGCTATTAAACAGACGTTGAATGACATTCCAGAAAATTCAAAAGTAATTATTGATGCAAAAGATACGGTGTATATTGCTCATGATATTTTAGATTTAATACATGAATTTAAAACGATTAAGGCTGCAGATAAAAAAATTAAAGTAAAACTAAAAGGATTTAAAGAGGCTTACGAATTAGAAAACTCAAATGATTCTAACAATCATGTAACTTTTGAACACTATTATGACGCAGCTAAACGGGTAATGGTTAAAAAGCCAATAGGAGACACAACAGATTTTTAA
- a CDS encoding LETM1-related biofilm-associated protein: MINPSAIGWIDKFFNEQDFSTKSNAITTNAFYEKVRATGFIYGHIIAFNTPTQIQTKGWFKDEISKVALLTLLYDVFCLTKGENQSDLFIKETVTFYNQMNPQGFNLFKKILPKDSLALTLEKIIDDRVQTNESIINKNFSHLVTNALLFIDIIAFQQYLVRGEIPEKYLKKIEETIVNVVTLALKIKTKKSQYDDLLIKLFEASIRYSKFSKGTTQNLDTLQLDYFTNDLEKYYLIDLACMALWSDGEIENEENYFLHSLATILNINDEFVIQSLSCTNTFIAQHKKDIPYFNYSNPVKHFYDQTTQSVVTLISRNKNRLLKELYQSKELMVLLAYSTRRDLDEKEKKKVKKQLLEICKTIPSLTIFLLPGGSLLLPILIKFIPTLLPTAFNENLDEE; encoded by the coding sequence ATGATTAACCCGTCAGCTATAGGTTGGATAGATAAATTTTTTAATGAGCAAGATTTTTCTACAAAATCTAATGCCATTACAACTAATGCTTTTTATGAAAAAGTAAGAGCAACTGGTTTTATTTATGGTCATATCATTGCCTTTAACACTCCTACTCAAATTCAAACCAAAGGCTGGTTTAAGGATGAAATATCAAAGGTAGCATTACTTACACTCCTCTATGATGTTTTTTGTTTGACAAAAGGAGAAAATCAAAGTGATCTTTTCATAAAAGAAACGGTAACTTTTTATAACCAAATGAATCCTCAAGGATTTAATTTGTTTAAAAAAATATTACCCAAAGATTCACTAGCGCTTACACTTGAAAAAATTATTGATGATCGAGTACAAACAAACGAGAGTATCATCAATAAAAATTTTTCACACTTGGTTACCAATGCTTTATTATTCATAGATATTATTGCATTTCAACAATATCTTGTTAGAGGAGAAATTCCAGAAAAGTATTTAAAAAAAATTGAGGAAACTATTGTAAACGTAGTCACATTAGCTTTAAAAATAAAGACTAAAAAATCACAATATGATGATCTTTTAATTAAACTTTTTGAAGCATCAATACGATATAGTAAGTTTTCAAAAGGAACAACACAAAACTTAGATACACTGCAACTAGATTATTTTACAAATGATCTTGAAAAATACTACTTAATTGATCTAGCCTGTATGGCGTTATGGAGCGATGGAGAAATAGAAAATGAAGAAAATTATTTTTTACACTCACTTGCCACTATTCTAAACATTAATGATGAATTTGTAATTCAAAGCTTAAGCTGTACAAATACATTTATTGCACAACACAAAAAAGATATTCCATATTTTAATTATTCAAATCCAGTAAAACATTTTTACGATCAAACTACACAGAGTGTTGTTACCTTGATAAGTCGAAATAAAAATCGGCTATTAAAAGAACTCTATCAAAGTAAGGAATTAATGGTTTTGCTTGCTTATTCCACCCGAAGAGATCTTGATGAAAAAGAAAAGAAAAAAGTCAAAAAACAATTGTTAGAAATTTGTAAAACCATACCTTCTCTTACAATTTTTTTACTCCCAGGAGGTAGTTTATTACTGCCTATTTTGATCAAATTCATTCCTACCCTACTTCCAACAGCATTCAACGAAAACCTGGACGAAGAATAA
- a CDS encoding acetyl-CoA C-acyltransferase, protein MKTAYIVKAYRTAVGKAPKGVFRFKRPDELAAETIEFMMNELPSFDKTRIDDVMVGNAMPEAEQGLNVARLISLMGLKVEDVPGVTVNRYCASGLETIGMATAKIQSGMAHCIIAGGAESMSFIPMGGYKPTPDYAVAKAGNEDYYWGMGLTAEAVAQQFKVSREDQDEFAYHSHMKALQAQAEGKFDKQIVPITVEQTFLNENGKKETKSYVVNKDEGPRAGTSKEALAGLRPVFEANGSVTAGNSSQMSDGAAFVLIMSEEMVKEYNLEPIARLVNFASAGVEPRIMGIGPVKAIPKVLKQAGLTINDIDLIELNEAFASQALAVTRELDLNPEIINVNGGAIALGHPLGCTGAKLSVQLFDEMKRRGSKYGIVSMCVGTGQGSAGIYELL, encoded by the coding sequence ATGAAAACAGCCTATATAGTAAAAGCATACAGAACAGCCGTGGGGAAAGCCCCAAAAGGAGTGTTCAGATTTAAACGTCCTGATGAATTAGCAGCAGAAACCATCGAATTTATGATGAATGAGTTGCCAAGTTTTGATAAAACACGCATTGATGACGTAATGGTAGGAAATGCAATGCCAGAGGCAGAACAAGGACTAAACGTTGCGAGACTTATTTCGTTAATGGGTTTAAAAGTAGAAGATGTTCCTGGTGTTACTGTAAACAGATATTGTGCTTCTGGTTTGGAAACTATTGGTATGGCTACTGCTAAAATTCAATCAGGTATGGCACATTGTATTATTGCAGGTGGAGCTGAAAGCATGAGTTTTATCCCAATGGGAGGTTACAAACCAACTCCGGATTATGCTGTTGCAAAAGCTGGAAACGAGGATTACTACTGGGGAATGGGTCTTACTGCTGAGGCAGTAGCACAACAATTTAAAGTATCTCGTGAGGATCAAGATGAATTTGCATACCACTCTCACATGAAAGCTTTGCAAGCACAAGCCGAAGGTAAATTTGACAAGCAAATTGTTCCTATTACGGTGGAACAAACATTCCTTAATGAAAACGGAAAAAAAGAAACCAAATCATACGTTGTAAATAAAGACGAAGGTCCAAGAGCTGGTACATCAAAAGAAGCTTTGGCTGGATTACGTCCTGTTTTTGAAGCAAATGGTAGTGTAACTGCAGGAAACTCATCACAAATGAGTGATGGTGCCGCTTTTGTATTGATCATGAGCGAAGAAATGGTAAAAGAGTACAACTTAGAGCCAATTGCTCGTTTGGTAAATTTCGCTTCGGCAGGAGTTGAACCAAGAATCATGGGAATAGGACCTGTAAAAGCAATCCCAAAGGTATTAAAACAAGCAGGTCTAACAATTAATGACATTGATTTAATAGAGTTAAACGAAGCTTTTGCCTCTCAAGCATTAGCTGTAACCCGTGAATTAGACTTAAATCCAGAAATCATTAATGTAAATGGAGGTGCCATTGCATTAGGTCATCCACTAGGATGTACTGGAGCAAAATTATCAGTACAACTGTTTGATGAAATGAAACGCAGAGGAAGCAAGTACGGAATTGTAAGTATGTGTGTAGGGACTGGTCAAGGTTCTGCAGGTATTTACGAACTTTTGTAA
- a CDS encoding acyl-CoA dehydrogenase family protein yields MADTIEKNVTRGGQFLVKETKCEDIFTPEDFTEEQLMMRDSVKEFVDKELWAHKDRFEKKDYAYTEESMRKAGELGLLGVAVPEAYGGLGMGFVSTMLVCDYISGATGSFSTAFGAHTGIGTMPITLYGSEEQKLKYVPKLASGEWFGAYCLTEPGAGSDANSGKTKAVLSEDGTHYSITGQKMWISNAGFCSLFIVFARIGDDKNITGFIVENTDNNGISMGEEEHKLGIRASSTRQVFFNETKVPVENMLSERGNGFKIAMNALNVGRIKLAAACLDAQRRVITGSVKYANERIQFNTAISQFGAIRSKLAEMATSCYAGESASYRAAKDIEDRIIAREAEGTSHQEAELKGVEEYAIECSILKVAVSEDVQNCSDEGIQIFGGMGFSEDTPMESAWRDARIARIYEGTNEINRMLSVGMLIKKAMKGHVDLLGPAMKVSEELMGIPSFDTPDYSELFAEEKEIIKNLKKSFLMVAGSAVQKFGADLDAHQQLLMAASDMLIEVYMAESTILRTEKLAKKEGEDKVQEQIAMAKLYLYKAVDIVNQKGKESIISFAEGDEQRMMLMGLRRFTKYTNMPNVVALREIITAKLVAENEYCF; encoded by the coding sequence ATGGCAGATACAATTGAAAAAAACGTAACCCGTGGTGGTCAGTTTTTAGTTAAAGAAACAAAATGTGAAGATATTTTCACACCTGAAGATTTTACAGAAGAGCAATTAATGATGCGTGACTCTGTAAAAGAATTTGTAGACAAAGAGTTATGGGCACACAAAGATCGTTTTGAAAAAAAGGATTATGCTTATACGGAAGAATCCATGAGAAAAGCTGGTGAGCTAGGACTTTTAGGAGTTGCAGTACCTGAAGCTTATGGTGGATTAGGAATGGGGTTTGTATCAACTATGTTAGTATGTGATTACATTTCTGGAGCAACTGGTTCATTCTCAACTGCTTTTGGAGCTCATACAGGAATTGGTACTATGCCAATCACATTGTATGGATCTGAGGAGCAAAAATTAAAATACGTTCCTAAACTTGCTTCTGGAGAGTGGTTTGGTGCTTATTGCCTAACGGAGCCAGGAGCTGGATCTGATGCAAATTCAGGAAAAACTAAAGCAGTTTTATCTGAAGATGGAACACATTATTCTATCACTGGTCAAAAAATGTGGATTTCAAATGCAGGTTTCTGTAGCTTGTTTATTGTTTTTGCTAGAATTGGTGATGATAAAAACATTACAGGTTTCATAGTTGAAAATACGGATAACAACGGAATTTCAATGGGTGAAGAAGAGCATAAACTAGGAATTCGTGCTTCATCTACTCGTCAAGTTTTCTTTAACGAAACTAAAGTTCCTGTTGAAAACATGTTATCTGAAAGAGGTAATGGTTTTAAAATAGCGATGAACGCACTTAACGTAGGTCGTATCAAATTAGCAGCTGCTTGTCTTGATGCACAACGTAGAGTAATTACAGGATCTGTAAAATATGCTAATGAAAGAATCCAATTTAATACAGCTATTTCTCAATTTGGTGCAATTCGTTCAAAATTAGCTGAGATGGCAACTTCTTGCTACGCAGGAGAAAGTGCTTCTTACCGTGCAGCAAAAGATATTGAAGACAGAATCATTGCTCGTGAAGCAGAAGGAACTTCTCATCAAGAAGCTGAATTAAAAGGGGTTGAAGAATATGCAATAGAATGTTCAATCTTGAAAGTTGCTGTATCAGAAGATGTTCAAAACTGTTCTGATGAAGGAATTCAAATTTTTGGAGGTATGGGATTCTCTGAAGATACACCAATGGAAAGTGCTTGGAGAGATGCAAGAATTGCTCGTATTTATGAAGGTACAAATGAGATTAACAGAATGCTTTCAGTAGGTATGTTAATTAAAAAAGCAATGAAAGGGCATGTTGATTTATTAGGACCTGCTATGAAAGTATCTGAAGAGTTGATGGGAATTCCATCATTTGACACACCAGATTATTCTGAATTATTTGCCGAAGAAAAAGAAATCATCAAAAACTTAAAGAAATCTTTCTTGATGGTTGCTGGTAGTGCTGTTCAAAAATTTGGAGCTGACTTAGATGCACACCAACAATTATTAATGGCTGCTTCGGATATGCTGATTGAAGTTTACATGGCAGAAAGTACTATCTTAAGAACTGAGAAATTAGCTAAAAAAGAAGGAGAAGATAAAGTTCAAGAGCAAATTGCAATGGCTAAACTTTACTTGTACAAAGCCGTTGATATTGTAAACCAAAAAGGAAAAGAAAGCATTATTTCTTTTGCTGAAGGTGATGAGCAACGTATGATGTTAATGGGATTACGTCGTTTTACAAAATACACAAACATGCCAAATGTAGTGGCATTAAGAGAAATAATTACTGCTAAACTAGTAGCAGAAAATGAATATTGTTTCTAA